A region from the Paenibacillus humicola genome encodes:
- the flhB gene encoding flagellar biosynthesis protein FlhB, producing MNRMRLPLDLQLFAQEKTERATPKKRQEARKKGQVASSQELPGAVIMVLVFLSFMMLGGYYKTRIVRLFGLIFEQRLTMEVTAGNVMALFSNLMIQCLLLLAPIFVIAVASAVIANYIQVGLLFTGEGFKINLNKINPLNGFKQIFSLRSLFDLAKSIAKLIVIGAVVYFTLWRDRATIMKLAEVPVDGMLAFIANLTIRIGLEIGVLLVVLAVVDYFYQRFQHEKSLRMSKQDIKDEYKKTEGDPLIKGKIRERQRRMALQRMMQEVPKADVVITNPTHFAVALQYDGSRMEAPVVIAKGMDYVALRIKEIAGEHGVTTMENRPLARALYDRTEIGDAIPSDLFQAVAEVLAYVYKLKRKTN from the coding sequence ATGAACCGTATGCGATTGCCGCTCGATCTGCAGCTGTTCGCCCAGGAGAAAACCGAACGCGCGACGCCGAAGAAGCGCCAGGAAGCGAGAAAGAAAGGGCAGGTGGCGTCCAGCCAGGAGCTGCCGGGCGCGGTCATCATGGTGCTCGTTTTTCTCAGCTTTATGATGCTCGGCGGGTATTACAAAACCCGGATCGTCCGGTTATTCGGCCTGATTTTCGAGCAGCGGCTGACGATGGAGGTGACGGCGGGCAATGTGATGGCGCTTTTTTCAAACCTGATGATTCAGTGCTTGCTGCTGCTCGCTCCGATTTTCGTAATTGCCGTCGCTTCCGCCGTCATCGCGAATTACATCCAGGTCGGTCTGCTGTTTACGGGCGAAGGGTTCAAGATCAATCTGAACAAAATAAATCCGCTGAACGGCTTCAAGCAAATCTTTTCGCTGCGCTCGCTGTTCGATTTGGCCAAAAGCATCGCCAAGCTGATCGTGATCGGAGCCGTCGTTTATTTTACCCTTTGGCGCGATCGGGCTACCATCATGAAGCTGGCGGAAGTGCCGGTGGACGGGATGCTGGCTTTCATTGCGAATCTCACGATCAGGATCGGTCTGGAAATCGGCGTCCTGCTCGTCGTGCTGGCGGTCGTCGACTATTTCTACCAGCGCTTTCAACACGAGAAGAGCCTCAGGATGTCCAAGCAGGATATTAAGGACGAATATAAGAAAACCGAAGGGGACCCGCTCATCAAAGGAAAAATCCGCGAGCGGCAAAGACGAATGGCGCTGCAGCGGATGATGCAGGAGGTGCCGAAGGCGGACGTCGTCATCACCAACCCGACCCATTTCGCCGTCGCCCTGCAGTACGACGGCTCGAGGATGGAGGCGCCGGTCGTCATTGCGAAAGGGATGGACTACGTCGCCCTCCGAATCAAGGAAATTGCCGGGGAGCACGGCGTTACGACGATGGAAAACAGGCCGCTCGCCAGAGCGCTGTACGACCGGACGGAAATCGGGGATGCGATCCCCTCCGATCTGTTTCAGGCGGTGGCGGAAGTACTGGCTTACGTATACAAGCTGAAACGTAAAACGAATTGA
- the fliR gene encoding flagellar biosynthetic protein FliR produces the protein MLIFCRITSFFVVAPVFSSRNIPATFKIGFSFMVSLLVFMTYGLKQTIVPDAEYVLAIIREILAGLLLGYTAYLFFYAVQTAGAFMDLQMGFGIANVLDPMTGASAPLLGNLKFMVATLIFLSIGGHHYLMTALLRSYEWIPIDNSLFGRIYEGSVSGFLTKTFADTFMLALQMSAPVVAAMFLTDTALGFLARTAPQYNVFVIGIPLKIIVGFLVLMVMMPGLIALYEHLFAKMFDALETLFGLVQGTVKSG, from the coding sequence TTGTTGATTTTTTGTCGAATTACTTCGTTTTTCGTCGTCGCACCCGTCTTTTCGTCCCGGAATATTCCGGCAACGTTCAAAATCGGATTTTCGTTTATGGTCTCGCTGCTCGTTTTTATGACTTACGGCCTAAAACAAACGATCGTGCCGGACGCCGAATATGTGCTCGCCATCATCCGGGAAATTTTGGCCGGTCTGCTGCTCGGGTATACGGCTTACCTGTTTTTCTATGCCGTCCAGACCGCCGGTGCGTTTATGGATCTGCAGATGGGCTTCGGCATCGCCAATGTGCTTGACCCGATGACAGGCGCGTCGGCTCCGCTGCTCGGCAATTTAAAATTTATGGTTGCGACGCTGATCTTCCTGTCGATCGGCGGCCATCATTATTTGATGACTGCGCTGCTGCGCAGCTACGAATGGATCCCGATCGACAATTCCTTGTTCGGACGGATTTACGAAGGCAGCGTCTCGGGTTTCCTGACGAAAACGTTCGCCGACACATTTATGCTCGCCCTGCAAATGTCCGCACCGGTCGTCGCCGCCATGTTCCTGACGGACACGGCGCTCGGATTTCTTGCTCGCACCGCGCCGCAGTACAACGTGTTCGTGATCGGGATTCCGCTTAAAATCATCGTCGGTTTTCTGGTCCTGATGGTGATGATGCCCGGGCTGATCGCTTTATACGAGCATTTATTCGCCAAAATGTTCGACGCCCTGGAAACGTTGTTCGGCCTCGTGCAGGGGACCGTCAAATCCGGTTAG
- the fliQ gene encoding flagellar biosynthesis protein FliQ, whose protein sequence is MNSDFIIALAGQAVYTVLKASAPMLVFGLVIGLIVSIFQATTHIQEQTLAFIPKIVGVLVAILLFGPWILNTLVDFTYNLLNNMYKYIG, encoded by the coding sequence ATGAATTCGGATTTTATTATCGCTTTGGCAGGGCAGGCGGTTTATACGGTATTGAAGGCAAGCGCACCGATGCTTGTGTTCGGTCTTGTCATCGGACTGATCGTCAGCATTTTTCAGGCGACGACGCACATTCAGGAGCAGACGCTCGCGTTCATTCCGAAAATCGTAGGCGTGCTGGTTGCGATCCTTCTGTTTGGCCCGTGGATCTTAAACACGCTGGTCGATTTCACGTACAATCTGCTGAATAACATGTACAAATACATCGGATAG
- the fliP gene encoding flagellar type III secretion system pore protein FliP (The bacterial flagellar biogenesis protein FliP forms a type III secretion system (T3SS)-type pore required for flagellar assembly.), which yields MNKKIAIALFALQLFALSIHTRTFAADPLPNVSVSIGGESGSQPGTSALSLLLLITVLSVAPAILVLMTSFTRIVIVLGFVRTSLGTQQSPPNQVLIGLAMFLTFFIMAPTFGQVNETALQPYLKGEITQSEALSKAAVPMKKFMFNQTREKDLLLFMNYTKTPKPKTYEDIPITVMVPAYALSEIRTAFQMGFMIFIPFLIIDMVVSSTLMAMGMMMLPPVMISLPFKILLFVLVDGWYLIVKSLLQSFHT from the coding sequence ATGAATAAAAAAATCGCCATTGCGCTTTTCGCGCTTCAGCTGTTCGCTCTATCGATACATACCCGGACGTTCGCGGCCGACCCGCTGCCGAACGTCAGCGTTTCGATCGGCGGCGAAAGCGGCTCCCAGCCGGGAACGAGTGCTCTGTCCTTGCTGCTGCTCATCACCGTGCTGAGCGTTGCGCCGGCCATTCTGGTGCTGATGACCAGCTTTACCCGGATCGTCATCGTGCTCGGCTTCGTCCGGACGTCGCTCGGGACGCAGCAGTCCCCGCCGAACCAGGTGCTGATCGGACTTGCGATGTTCCTGACCTTTTTCATCATGGCTCCGACGTTCGGGCAGGTGAACGAGACGGCGCTGCAGCCTTATTTGAAAGGCGAAATCACGCAGTCCGAGGCGCTCAGCAAGGCCGCCGTGCCGATGAAAAAATTTATGTTCAACCAGACGCGTGAGAAGGATCTGCTACTCTTTATGAATTATACGAAGACGCCGAAGCCCAAAACGTATGAAGACATTCCGATTACGGTGATGGTTCCGGCTTACGCGCTGAGCGAAATCCGGACGGCGTTCCAGATGGGCTTCATGATTTTTATCCCGTTCCTGATCATCGATATGGTCGTCTCGAGCACGCTGATGGCAATGGGGATGATGATGCTGCCTCCGGTCATGATCTCGCTGCCGTTCAAAATCCTGCTCTTCGTTCTGGTCGACGGCTGGTATTTGATCGTCAAATCGCTGCTGCAAAGCTTCCATACGTGA
- a CDS encoding flagellar biosynthetic protein FliO, which produces MRTSRLGLAGLAAAGWLQAGKAAAAAPDSSAPSELGPGTLDGGITAGYLIWVVVALMLVLGLIVLLLKFLSSRNRGWSVSRSLRLLGGVPLGPNKSMQVVELAGRVYVVGVGDSIALLDKIDDAEEAGTIIRLMDQQLGRTWNPQSMAAFLGRFRKRQADAGAERDGERWPEAASFQELLSSKLKSRADRKAKLEELLNEQNQNDRLLDE; this is translated from the coding sequence ATGAGAACGTCGCGATTGGGGCTTGCGGGGCTCGCGGCTGCCGGATGGCTGCAGGCGGGAAAGGCTGCCGCCGCCGCCCCGGATAGCAGCGCGCCGTCCGAGCTTGGACCGGGTACGCTGGACGGCGGAATTACGGCGGGCTATCTGATCTGGGTCGTCGTCGCGCTGATGCTCGTGCTCGGTCTGATCGTCCTACTGCTGAAATTTCTGTCCTCCCGAAACCGGGGATGGAGCGTGAGCCGCTCGCTCCGTTTGCTGGGCGGCGTTCCGCTCGGTCCTAACAAATCGATGCAGGTCGTGGAGCTGGCCGGGCGCGTTTACGTTGTCGGCGTCGGAGACAGTATTGCGCTGCTGGACAAAATCGACGACGCGGAGGAAGCCGGGACGATTATCCGTCTGATGGACCAGCAGCTGGGCCGGACGTGGAATCCGCAGTCGATGGCCGCTTTTCTCGGCCGCTTCCGCAAACGGCAGGCGGACGCGGGCGCGGAGCGGGACGGAGAGCGGTGGCCGGAAGCCGCAAGCTTTCAGGAGCTGCTGAGCAGCAAGCTGAAAAGCCGGGCGGACCGCAAAGCTAAGCTCGAAGAGCTGCTGAACGAGCAAAATCAAAACGATCGGTTGTTGGATGAATGA
- a CDS encoding response regulator, with protein MANRILIVDDAAFMRMMIRDILTKNGYEVVGEAQDGAQAIEKYKELKPDLITMDITMPEMDGIVALKEIKKIDGNAKVIMCSAMGQQAMVIDAIQAGAKDFIVKPFQADRVIEAIKKTLG; from the coding sequence ATGGCAAACCGGATTTTGATCGTAGACGATGCAGCTTTCATGCGGATGATGATTCGGGACATTTTAACCAAAAACGGCTACGAGGTTGTCGGCGAAGCGCAGGACGGCGCGCAGGCGATCGAAAAATACAAAGAATTAAAGCCCGATCTGATCACGATGGACATTACGATGCCGGAAATGGACGGTATTGTCGCCCTCAAGGAAATCAAGAAAATCGACGGCAACGCCAAGGTCATCATGTGCTCGGCCATGGGCCAGCAGGCGATGGTTATCGATGCCATTCAGGCGGGGGCGAAAGATTTTATCGTCAAGCCGTTCCAGGCCGACCGCGTCATCGAAGCCATCAAGAAGACGCTTGGATAA